From Thermoanaerobaculia bacterium, the proteins below share one genomic window:
- a CDS encoding thioredoxin domain-containing protein, whose amino-acid sequence MNRLSREQSPYLRQHRKNPVDWYPWGEEALQKARDMDRPIFLSIGYAACHWCHVMERESFENQTIAGVLNEHFVPVKVDREERPDIDHLYMTAVQMMTGAGGWPLTVFLTPEGKPFFGGTYFPPEDRWGRPGLLSVLREVMRVYRDSPEDLERTARTILAHLEVSMGMKAGTPDAKSWMETYRKHRGQLEDVEYGGYGQAPKFPSVPDLEAAIVLDPGSHGHILLTLERMALGGIHDHVGGGFHRYSTTVDWRVPHYEKMLYDQALLIPLYMWAFQRTGSALFERTLRGTIDFMNGELFKKDLGYITSLDADSDGEEGTYYLWRRNEVLEVSGKDEGTWFADLAHLEENPSPIHLQESTSDPERFTGLLGRLRKRRHRRVRPAEDTKVLTSLNGLALRALALAGAGLSDERIRNQAVHLAHTLSAWNRRDGTLLHAAPGTGAEVMGMMEDYAYLAWGFLTLFETTGEPDFLGNARQLIEEAKIQIPGFSLSASEDLPLAPRNLSDGALPSPLAVFLLVSLKIQRIEGKTEYPDIQRRIEEMAGTIGRAPASYPTMVRIGEWIEGSKSLLVVACRDRKTLLKALQPVRFAEAEPHAVLPVFEGGVRGLSSLEGRNFSSPRPLYFLCRDRTCLPETTRYEDLPLSCGPDLRGKVRK is encoded by the coding sequence GTGAACCGCCTCTCCCGGGAACAGTCTCCCTATCTTCGTCAGCATCGGAAAAATCCGGTGGACTGGTATCCATGGGGCGAGGAAGCACTCCAAAAGGCGCGGGACATGGATCGTCCCATCTTCCTCTCCATCGGGTATGCGGCATGCCACTGGTGCCACGTGATGGAACGGGAGTCCTTTGAGAATCAAACCATTGCGGGCGTGCTGAACGAGCACTTTGTTCCCGTCAAGGTGGATCGGGAGGAGAGACCGGATATCGATCACCTCTATATGACCGCCGTGCAGATGATGACCGGAGCGGGAGGATGGCCCCTGACCGTTTTCCTGACACCCGAAGGGAAACCCTTTTTCGGAGGAACGTATTTTCCTCCGGAGGATCGATGGGGCCGACCGGGACTGCTTTCGGTTTTACGGGAGGTGATGCGTGTATATCGGGATTCCCCGGAAGATCTGGAAAGAACAGCCCGGACGATCCTGGCGCATCTTGAAGTTTCGATGGGGATGAAGGCGGGTACTCCGGACGCGAAATCCTGGATGGAAACGTACAGAAAGCACCGCGGGCAGCTTGAGGATGTCGAATACGGAGGATACGGGCAGGCTCCCAAATTTCCGTCTGTCCCCGATCTGGAAGCGGCGATTGTTCTGGATCCCGGTTCCCATGGTCACATTCTCCTGACCCTTGAGCGGATGGCTCTTGGCGGAATTCATGACCACGTGGGAGGGGGATTTCACCGCTACTCAACCACGGTGGACTGGAGAGTTCCCCATTATGAAAAGATGCTGTATGACCAGGCTCTATTAATTCCTCTCTATATGTGGGCCTTTCAACGGACAGGATCCGCTCTCTTTGAACGGACCCTGCGGGGAACGATTGACTTCATGAATGGTGAACTCTTCAAAAAGGATCTGGGTTATATCACCTCGCTCGATGCCGATTCGGATGGCGAAGAAGGTACCTATTATCTCTGGAGGCGGAATGAAGTCCTGGAGGTCTCGGGGAAAGACGAAGGAACCTGGTTTGCCGATCTGGCCCATCTGGAAGAAAATCCATCTCCCATTCACCTGCAGGAATCGACGTCCGATCCGGAGCGTTTTACCGGACTCCTGGGCCGATTGCGGAAACGGAGGCATCGAAGAGTTCGACCCGCAGAGGATACCAAGGTCCTGACATCACTGAATGGTCTGGCCCTTCGAGCCCTTGCACTGGCGGGTGCAGGTCTGTCCGATGAGAGGATTCGAAACCAGGCTGTCCATCTTGCCCATACGCTCAGTGCTTGGAACAGGAGAGACGGGACTCTTCTTCATGCCGCTCCGGGAACAGGCGCGGAAGTGATGGGGATGATGGAAGACTATGCTTACCTTGCCTGGGGATTTCTTACGCTCTTTGAGACAACCGGGGAGCCGGATTTCCTCGGGAATGCACGACAGCTTATCGAAGAAGCGAAGATCCAAATCCCGGGATTTTCCCTGTCGGCATCCGAAGATCTTCCTCTCGCCCCTCGAAACCTCTCCGATGGAGCCCTTCCTTCCCCTCTGGCGGTTTTCCTCCTTGTCTCGTTGAAGATTCAGAGAATCGAGGGAAAGACCGAATATCCGGACATCCAGAGGCGGATCGAAGAAATGGCGGGTACGATCGGGCGAGCACCGGCATCTTATCCGACCATGGTACGGATTGGAGAGTGGATCGAAGGATCCAAATCTCTGCTCGTTGTCGCATGCAGGGACAGAAAAACGCTCCTGAAAGCCCTGCAACCCGTTCGGTTTGCCGAAGCGGAGCCCCACGCGGTTCTGCCTGTCTTTGAAGGAGGAGTCAGGGGCCTTTCGTCCCTTGAAGGGCGAAATTTCTCTTCCCCTCGACCCCTCTATTTCCTGTGCAGGGATCGTACCTGTCTCCCGGAAACCACCCGGTACGAAGATCTGCCTCTTTCCTGTGGACCCGATCTTCGTGGTAAAGTCAGGAAATGA
- a CDS encoding nucleoside deaminase: MNDSQFMKCAIDAAGKGILRGQTPFGACIVKDGNVIVSAHNRVWESRDITAHAEVVAIRKACRILDSIHLEGCSIYSTCEPCPMCFSAIHWARVDRIVFGASIEDAEMAGFNELPISNETLKDLGQGSVQIVSGCLREECRALFTSWKASGNYRAY, translated from the coding sequence ATGAATGACTCTCAGTTCATGAAGTGCGCCATCGATGCGGCAGGGAAGGGAATTCTGCGAGGGCAGACACCCTTCGGGGCCTGCATCGTAAAGGATGGAAACGTGATCGTTTCGGCCCATAACCGGGTCTGGGAATCGCGGGACATCACAGCCCATGCGGAGGTGGTTGCCATAAGGAAAGCCTGCCGTATCCTCGATTCCATCCATCTCGAAGGATGCTCAATCTACTCCACCTGCGAACCATGTCCCATGTGCTTCTCGGCCATTCACTGGGCCAGGGTGGATCGAATTGTCTTTGGCGCCTCGATTGAAGATGCTGAAATGGCAGGGTTCAACGAGCTTCCCATATCCAACGAGACCCTGAAGGATCTGGGGCAAGGTTCGGTTCAAATCGTTTCGGGCTGTCTGAGGGAGGAGTGCAGGGCCCTGTTTACCTCCTGGAAAGCTTCAGGGAATTACAGGGCGTACTGA
- a CDS encoding TIGR02265 family protein: MKIKGNIIKSRIAFIKTHSGDEGWKKVLQALPEDDRHQLEGLLTGLSWYSFDLGKRLDDAIIAVLGKGDRSFFERIGRASARENLMGVHKSFLSNGDPQAFMEKSPMIYKFYYDVGYRTYERTGPTSGTLTTFEAETFSAADCLTVIGWYKEGLELCGATDVRASESSCRAEGADFCQYHFSWTME; the protein is encoded by the coding sequence ATGAAAATCAAGGGAAACATTATAAAATCCCGAATTGCCTTCATAAAGACTCATTCCGGGGATGAAGGATGGAAGAAGGTACTCCAGGCCCTTCCCGAAGATGACCGCCATCAGCTGGAAGGCCTGTTAACCGGTCTTTCCTGGTACTCCTTTGATCTGGGAAAACGACTCGATGATGCGATCATCGCCGTTCTTGGAAAGGGAGACCGATCTTTTTTTGAACGCATCGGCCGGGCTTCCGCAAGGGAAAACCTGATGGGAGTCCACAAGAGCTTTCTTTCCAATGGGGACCCACAGGCATTCATGGAAAAATCCCCCATGATCTACAAGTTCTACTATGACGTGGGATACCGGACCTATGAGCGGACTGGTCCGACATCCGGCACCCTGACGACGTTTGAAGCGGAAACTTTTTCTGCCGCAGACTGTCTGACGGTAATCGGATGGTACAAAGAGGGTCTTGAATTGTGCGGAGCGACGGATGTCAGGGCTTCAGAATCTTCCTGTCGTGCTGAAGGTGCCGATTTCTGCCAGTATCACTTTTCCTGGACCATGGAGTAA
- a CDS encoding NADP-dependent malic enzyme produces MGLITRDDALEYHSKGRKGKIEVVSTKPCMTQRDLSLAYTPGVAEPCLDIEKDPLKAFEYTARGNLVAVISNGTAVLGLGDIGALAGKPVMEGKGVLFKRFADIDVFDIELDSKNVEDIIKCVKMLEPTFGGINLEDIKAPECFEIETRLKAEMDIPVFHDDQHGTAIISGAGLINACEIVGKKLSELKIVFSGAGASALACARHYVNLGATKENITICDTKGVIYKGRTVGMNKYKDEWAVETDARTLADAVKGADVLTGLSVKGMFTQDMIRSMADDPIVFAMANPDPEITYDEAVAARSDVIMATGRSDYPNQINNVLGFPFIFRGALDVRAKAINDEMKLAASYALAKLAKEDVPDSVIKAYGGKPFHFGREYIIPKPFDYRVLLWEAPAVARAAMETGVARHPIQDFDAYVQELENRIFRSRQVLHEIFEKAKSQPKRIVFPEGENEKIIRAAKILVDEGIANPILLGDRSKIEASLDAHRIDKDKIQIVDPASDPKHTLYIQKFHERRKRRGITPSEARTYMRMPNYFGCMMVAEGDADGMISGLTMHYPDTIRPALQVVQTREDIQKVSGLYILVLKNKIYFFADTTVINDPTAQDLAEIAKLSAEVARKFDVEPRIAMVSFSNFGSNEYPETLKVREAVKLAKELCPGVPIEGEMQADRAVTPELTKEDYPWSVIQGDANILIFPNLDAANAAYKLVWRLSNAEVIGPILMGISRPIHVLQRGVEVNDIVNMSALCVVDAQELAAKK; encoded by the coding sequence ATGGGATTGATTACACGAGATGACGCACTGGAATACCATTCAAAAGGAAGAAAGGGCAAGATCGAAGTTGTCAGCACCAAACCGTGCATGACGCAGCGCGATCTTTCCCTCGCCTACACGCCGGGCGTCGCGGAACCCTGCCTCGATATTGAAAAGGATCCATTAAAAGCCTTCGAGTATACGGCGCGTGGAAACCTTGTTGCCGTCATCTCCAATGGTACGGCGGTCCTTGGCCTGGGAGACATTGGCGCTCTGGCGGGAAAGCCGGTCATGGAGGGAAAGGGTGTTCTCTTCAAACGCTTTGCGGATATTGACGTCTTCGATATCGAACTCGATTCGAAAAACGTGGAAGATATCATCAAGTGTGTCAAGATGCTGGAACCCACCTTTGGCGGCATCAATCTGGAAGACATCAAGGCGCCCGAGTGCTTCGAGATCGAAACACGCCTCAAGGCCGAGATGGACATCCCGGTCTTCCATGACGATCAGCACGGCACGGCGATCATTTCCGGTGCCGGCCTGATCAACGCCTGCGAAATCGTGGGAAAGAAGCTCTCCGAGCTGAAAATCGTCTTCAGCGGTGCCGGCGCCTCGGCCCTGGCCTGCGCCCGCCACTACGTCAACCTGGGGGCAACCAAAGAGAATATCACCATCTGTGATACCAAGGGCGTCATCTATAAGGGCCGTACCGTCGGTATGAACAAGTACAAGGACGAGTGGGCGGTGGAAACCGACGCAAGAACCCTCGCCGATGCGGTAAAGGGGGCCGATGTGCTCACCGGCCTCTCCGTAAAGGGAATGTTTACCCAGGACATGATCCGCTCGATGGCGGACGACCCCATCGTCTTCGCCATGGCGAACCCCGATCCGGAAATTACCTATGACGAAGCCGTGGCGGCACGATCCGACGTGATCATGGCCACGGGCCGAAGCGACTACCCCAACCAGATCAACAACGTGCTCGGATTCCCCTTCATCTTCCGGGGAGCCCTGGACGTCCGGGCGAAGGCCATCAACGATGAGATGAAGCTGGCGGCATCTTACGCCCTGGCCAAGCTGGCCAAGGAAGACGTCCCCGATTCGGTCATTAAGGCCTACGGAGGGAAGCCCTTCCACTTCGGCCGGGAATATATCATTCCAAAGCCCTTTGATTATCGTGTTCTTCTCTGGGAAGCCCCGGCCGTGGCCAGAGCCGCGATGGAGACCGGTGTGGCTCGGCATCCCATCCAGGATTTCGATGCCTACGTGCAGGAGCTGGAAAACCGGATTTTCCGGTCCCGGCAGGTTCTTCATGAAATTTTTGAAAAGGCAAAAAGCCAGCCCAAGCGGATCGTCTTCCCGGAAGGCGAAAATGAAAAGATAATCCGTGCGGCCAAGATTCTCGTCGACGAAGGCATCGCGAACCCCATTCTCCTGGGAGACAGGAGCAAGATCGAAGCCTCCCTGGACGCCCACAGAATAGACAAAGACAAGATCCAGATCGTCGATCCCGCGTCGGATCCCAAGCATACTCTTTACATTCAGAAATTCCACGAACGGCGGAAACGGCGCGGAATTACCCCCTCCGAAGCCAGGACATACATGAGAATGCCCAATTACTTCGGGTGCATGATGGTGGCGGAAGGCGACGCCGATGGCATGATTTCCGGTCTCACGATGCACTATCCCGACACGATCCGCCCCGCCCTGCAGGTCGTTCAGACACGGGAGGACATCCAGAAGGTGTCCGGCCTCTATATTCTCGTGCTCAAGAATAAGATTTACTTTTTCGCCGATACGACCGTCATCAACGATCCGACGGCGCAGGATCTGGCAGAGATCGCCAAGCTCTCCGCAGAAGTTGCCCGGAAGTTTGACGTCGAACCCCGGATTGCCATGGTCTCCTTCTCCAATTTCGGATCCAACGAGTACCCGGAGACCCTGAAGGTGCGCGAAGCCGTCAAGCTGGCCAAGGAACTCTGCCCCGGTGTTCCCATCGAGGGCGAGATGCAGGCCGATCGGGCCGTTACACCCGAACTGACGAAGGAAGACTATCCCTGGAGCGTGATTCAGGGCGATGCCAACATTCTTATTTTCCCGAACCTCGACGCCGCCAACGCTGCGTACAAGCTGGTATGGCGCCTGTCCAACGCAGAGGTCATCGGCCCCATCCTGATGGGCATATCCAGGCCGATCCACGTACTGCAACGCGGTGTCGAAGTCAATGACATTGTCAACATGTCCGCCCTCTGCGTCGTGGACGCCCAGGAGCTGGCCGCGAAGAAGTAG
- a CDS encoding peptidylprolyl isomerase, translating into MSKVKSGDTVKVHFTGKLSDGSIFDSSQEEGPLEFTIGEETLIPAFEQALIGMKPGESKTITIACEDAYGPRDEELVFEVDRSEIPGDEVPKVGEELELVPDGVSEEEEDDEAIPCLIIDVNDEVVVLDANHPLADEDLTFEIELIEIL; encoded by the coding sequence ATGTCGAAAGTCAAATCCGGGGACACCGTAAAAGTTCATTTCACGGGAAAGCTCTCCGATGGAAGCATCTTTGATTCTTCCCAGGAGGAAGGCCCCCTTGAGTTCACGATCGGGGAAGAGACCCTGATCCCCGCCTTCGAGCAGGCCCTCATCGGGATGAAGCCGGGCGAGTCTAAGACGATCACGATTGCCTGCGAGGATGCCTACGGACCCAGAGACGAGGAACTGGTCTTTGAAGTGGACCGTTCCGAGATTCCGGGAGACGAAGTCCCCAAGGTCGGCGAGGAGCTGGAACTCGTTCCCGACGGCGTGTCGGAGGAGGAAGAGGACGACGAGGCGATTCCCTGCCTCATCATCGACGTCAACGACGAGGTGGTCGTCCTGGATGCCAACCACCCCCTGGCCGACGAGGACCTGACCTTCGAGATCGAGCTGATCGAAATCCTCTAA